One window of the Triticum dicoccoides isolate Atlit2015 ecotype Zavitan chromosome 3B, WEW_v2.0, whole genome shotgun sequence genome contains the following:
- the LOC119276627 gene encoding phosphatidylinositol/phosphatidylcholine transfer protein SFH8-like isoform X3 yields the protein MSGPVDRSGRPGAGFEGFTHDDEKEESKSDEDNSEGDNKAKKGSLKKRAISAGNKFRRSLRRKSKKKSGNLASIEDIRDVQELETVERFRRCLLDGGLLPERHDDYHTMLRFLKARKFDIEKAKHMWSEMLRWRNEYGVDNIEEFDYTELNEVKKYYPQFYHGVDKEGRPVYVELVGKVDANKLVKVTTLDRYIKYHVKEFERSFQMRFPACSIAAKRHIDSSTTILDVQGVGLKNFSKDARELIMRLQKIDNDNYPETLCCLYIINAGQGFKMLWGTIKSFLDPQTASKIHVLGSKYQNKLLEIIDESELPDFLGGKCRCEESGGCSKSDKGPWKDPNIIERVLNGEANYGQQILAISSTDGKTISYTKLHSSAKKTSDASAEYTSDVEDITSPAAPLDATVNPDLTLHEPKSSGHASTSGSAPVVEESVPTVVDKLVDDVCHSPRATSMASTSGSFSLRNIRMALGVLRTQIVTCLTVLIMSLFMVIRSAPSRVSERFSRQSIACDHNCGEFPQNLEFKVPYVSRRLRELEEKVVVLEAKPSQMPVEKEEVLNTAVCRVDALEAELISTKKVLYETLIRQDELLAYIEKQDKNKFRKKRFCF from the exons ATGTCGGGGCCCGTCGACCGGTCCGGGAGGCCCG GTGCAGGTTTTGAGGGCTTCACTCATGATGATGAGAAGGAGGAGAGCAAATCCGATGAAGATAACTCAGAAGGTGACAACAAGGCCAAAAAGGGGTCCTTGAAGAAAAGAGCGATTAGTGCCGGAAATAAATTTAGGCGTTCCTTGAGGAGGAAGAGCAAAAAGAAGAGCGGCAATCTAGCCTCAATAGAGGATATAAGGGATGTGCAAGAGCTGGAAACTGTTGAAAGATTCCGCCGATGCTTGCTTGATGGGGGCTTGTTGCCAGAACGTCATGACGATTATCACACGATGTTAAG GTTCCTGAAAGCAAGAAAGTTTGATATTGAGAAAGCAAAGCATATGTGGTCAGAAATGCTTAGATGGAGGAATGAGTATGGGGTCGACAATATAGAG GAATTCGACTACACTGAATTAAATGAAGTTAAGAAGTATTATCCACAATTTTACCATGGAGTGGATAAAGAGGGAAGGCCTGTCTATGTAGAACTAGTTGGAAAGGTTGATGCCAATAAACTAGTCAAAGTAACAACTCTTGACCGATACATAAAGTATCATGTGAAGGAGTTCGAGAGAAGTTTCCAGATGAGGTTTCCAGCTTGTTCCATAGCTGCAAAAAGGCACATAGACTCATCTACAACTATTTTAGATGTGCAAGGGGTG GGCTTAAAGAACTTCTCAAAAGATGCAAGGGAACTAATCATGCGACTGCAGAAGATTGACAATGATAACTATCCAGAG ACATTGTGCTGCTTGTACATTATAAATGCTGGGCAGGGCTTCAAGATGTTATGGGGTACAATTAAATCATTTCTTGATCCACAGACTGCTTCGAAGATTCAT GTTCTTGGAAGCAAGTACCAAAATAAGCTGCTTGAAATAATTGATGAAAG TGAACTGCCAGATTTTCTTGGAGGCAAATGCAGGTGTGAAGAGAgtggaggttgctcaaaatcagacaaAGGTCCTTGGAAGGATCCTAACATAATAGAG AGGGTCCTTAACGGTGAAGCAAATTATGGTCAACAAATTCTTGCCATATCAAGCACTGATGGGAAGACAATTTCTTATACTAAGCTTCATTCCTCAGCT AAAAAAACTAGTGATGCCTCAGCCGAATATACATCTGATGTAGAAGATATTACGTCTCCTGCTGCTCCACTGGATGCCACTGTGAACCCTGATTTGACCCTTCATGAG CCAAAATCTTCAGGACATGCTTCAACTTCTGGTAGTGCTCCTGTCGTAGAGGAAAGCGTCCCCACTGTTGTTGACAAGCTTGTGGATGATGTGTGCCACAGTCCAAGAGCCACTTCAATGGCTTCTACCTCAG GTTCATTCTCCTTGAGAAATATACGTATGGCATTGGGAGTGCTACGAACTCAGATTGTTACTTGTCTGACAGTTTTAATTATGAGCCTTTTTATGGTGATCCGTTCTGCCCCAAGCAGAGTATCTGAAAGGTTCTCAAGACAGTCCATTGCCTGTGATCACAATTGTGGGGAATTTCCCCAAAATTTGGAGTTTAAGGTACCGTATGTATCAAGACGGCTTCGTGAACTGGAGGAGAAGGTGGTTGTACTTGAAGCAAAGCCATCTCAAATGCCAGTTGAGAAAGAGGAAGTGCTCAATACAGCTGTCTGCCGTGTAGATGCATTGGAAGCTGAGCTGATTTCTACAAAGAAG GTGCTCTATGAGACATTGATAAGGCAGGACGAGCTGCTTGCATATATTGAAAAACAGGACAAAAACAAATTCCGG AAAAAGAGGTTCTGCTTCTAA
- the LOC119276627 gene encoding phosphatidylinositol/phosphatidylcholine transfer protein SFH8-like isoform X4 — protein sequence MSGPVDRSGRPGFEGFTHDDEKEESKSDEDNSEGDNKAKKGSLKKRAISAGNKFRRSLRRKSKKKSGNLASIEDIRDVQELETVERFRRCLLDGGLLPERHDDYHTMLRFLKARKFDIEKAKHMWSEMLRWRNEYGVDNIEEFDYTELNEVKKYYPQFYHGVDKEGRPVYVELVGKVDANKLVKVTTLDRYIKYHVKEFERSFQMRFPACSIAAKRHIDSSTTILDVQGVGLKNFSKDARELIMRLQKIDNDNYPETLCCLYIINAGQGFKMLWGTIKSFLDPQTASKIHVLGSKYQNKLLEIIDESELPDFLGGKCRCEESGGCSKSDKGPWKDPNIIERVLNGEANYGQQILAISSTDGKTISYTKLHSSAKKTSDASAEYTSDVEDITSPAAPLDATVNPDLTLHEPKSSGHASTSGSAPVVEESVPTVVDKLVDDVCHSPRATSMASTSGSFSLRNIRMALGVLRTQIVTCLTVLIMSLFMVIRSAPSRVSERFSRQSIACDHNCGEFPQNLEFKVPYVSRRLRELEEKVVVLEAKPSQMPVEKEEVLNTAVCRVDALEAELISTKKVLYETLIRQDELLAYIEKQDKNKFRKKRFCF from the exons ATGTCGGGGCCCGTCGACCGGTCCGGGAGGCCCG GTTTTGAGGGCTTCACTCATGATGATGAGAAGGAGGAGAGCAAATCCGATGAAGATAACTCAGAAGGTGACAACAAGGCCAAAAAGGGGTCCTTGAAGAAAAGAGCGATTAGTGCCGGAAATAAATTTAGGCGTTCCTTGAGGAGGAAGAGCAAAAAGAAGAGCGGCAATCTAGCCTCAATAGAGGATATAAGGGATGTGCAAGAGCTGGAAACTGTTGAAAGATTCCGCCGATGCTTGCTTGATGGGGGCTTGTTGCCAGAACGTCATGACGATTATCACACGATGTTAAG GTTCCTGAAAGCAAGAAAGTTTGATATTGAGAAAGCAAAGCATATGTGGTCAGAAATGCTTAGATGGAGGAATGAGTATGGGGTCGACAATATAGAG GAATTCGACTACACTGAATTAAATGAAGTTAAGAAGTATTATCCACAATTTTACCATGGAGTGGATAAAGAGGGAAGGCCTGTCTATGTAGAACTAGTTGGAAAGGTTGATGCCAATAAACTAGTCAAAGTAACAACTCTTGACCGATACATAAAGTATCATGTGAAGGAGTTCGAGAGAAGTTTCCAGATGAGGTTTCCAGCTTGTTCCATAGCTGCAAAAAGGCACATAGACTCATCTACAACTATTTTAGATGTGCAAGGGGTG GGCTTAAAGAACTTCTCAAAAGATGCAAGGGAACTAATCATGCGACTGCAGAAGATTGACAATGATAACTATCCAGAG ACATTGTGCTGCTTGTACATTATAAATGCTGGGCAGGGCTTCAAGATGTTATGGGGTACAATTAAATCATTTCTTGATCCACAGACTGCTTCGAAGATTCAT GTTCTTGGAAGCAAGTACCAAAATAAGCTGCTTGAAATAATTGATGAAAG TGAACTGCCAGATTTTCTTGGAGGCAAATGCAGGTGTGAAGAGAgtggaggttgctcaaaatcagacaaAGGTCCTTGGAAGGATCCTAACATAATAGAG AGGGTCCTTAACGGTGAAGCAAATTATGGTCAACAAATTCTTGCCATATCAAGCACTGATGGGAAGACAATTTCTTATACTAAGCTTCATTCCTCAGCT AAAAAAACTAGTGATGCCTCAGCCGAATATACATCTGATGTAGAAGATATTACGTCTCCTGCTGCTCCACTGGATGCCACTGTGAACCCTGATTTGACCCTTCATGAG CCAAAATCTTCAGGACATGCTTCAACTTCTGGTAGTGCTCCTGTCGTAGAGGAAAGCGTCCCCACTGTTGTTGACAAGCTTGTGGATGATGTGTGCCACAGTCCAAGAGCCACTTCAATGGCTTCTACCTCAG GTTCATTCTCCTTGAGAAATATACGTATGGCATTGGGAGTGCTACGAACTCAGATTGTTACTTGTCTGACAGTTTTAATTATGAGCCTTTTTATGGTGATCCGTTCTGCCCCAAGCAGAGTATCTGAAAGGTTCTCAAGACAGTCCATTGCCTGTGATCACAATTGTGGGGAATTTCCCCAAAATTTGGAGTTTAAGGTACCGTATGTATCAAGACGGCTTCGTGAACTGGAGGAGAAGGTGGTTGTACTTGAAGCAAAGCCATCTCAAATGCCAGTTGAGAAAGAGGAAGTGCTCAATACAGCTGTCTGCCGTGTAGATGCATTGGAAGCTGAGCTGATTTCTACAAAGAAG GTGCTCTATGAGACATTGATAAGGCAGGACGAGCTGCTTGCATATATTGAAAAACAGGACAAAAACAAATTCCGG AAAAAGAGGTTCTGCTTCTAA
- the LOC119276627 gene encoding phosphatidylinositol/phosphatidylcholine transfer protein SFH8-like isoform X2 gives MSGPVDRSGRPGFEGFTHDDEKEESKSDEDNSEGDNKAKKGSLKKRAISAGNKFRRSLRRKSKKKSGNLASIEDIRDVQELETVERFRRCLLDGGLLPERHDDYHTMLRFLKARKFDIEKAKHMWSEMLRWRNEYGVDNIEEFDYTELNEVKKYYPQFYHGVDKEGRPVYVELVGKVDANKLVKVTTLDRYIKYHVKEFERSFQMRFPACSIAAKRHIDSSTTILDVQGVGLKNFSKDARELIMRLQKIDNDNYPETLCCLYIINAGQGFKMLWGTIKSFLDPQTASKIHVLGSKYQNKLLEIIDESIMSSELPDFLGGKCRCEESGGCSKSDKGPWKDPNIIERVLNGEANYGQQILAISSTDGKTISYTKLHSSAKKTSDASAEYTSDVEDITSPAAPLDATVNPDLTLHEPKSSGHASTSGSAPVVEESVPTVVDKLVDDVCHSPRATSMASTSGSFSLRNIRMALGVLRTQIVTCLTVLIMSLFMVIRSAPSRVSERFSRQSIACDHNCGEFPQNLEFKVPYVSRRLRELEEKVVVLEAKPSQMPVEKEEVLNTAVCRVDALEAELISTKKVLYETLIRQDELLAYIEKQDKNKFRKKRFCF, from the exons ATGTCGGGGCCCGTCGACCGGTCCGGGAGGCCCG GTTTTGAGGGCTTCACTCATGATGATGAGAAGGAGGAGAGCAAATCCGATGAAGATAACTCAGAAGGTGACAACAAGGCCAAAAAGGGGTCCTTGAAGAAAAGAGCGATTAGTGCCGGAAATAAATTTAGGCGTTCCTTGAGGAGGAAGAGCAAAAAGAAGAGCGGCAATCTAGCCTCAATAGAGGATATAAGGGATGTGCAAGAGCTGGAAACTGTTGAAAGATTCCGCCGATGCTTGCTTGATGGGGGCTTGTTGCCAGAACGTCATGACGATTATCACACGATGTTAAG GTTCCTGAAAGCAAGAAAGTTTGATATTGAGAAAGCAAAGCATATGTGGTCAGAAATGCTTAGATGGAGGAATGAGTATGGGGTCGACAATATAGAG GAATTCGACTACACTGAATTAAATGAAGTTAAGAAGTATTATCCACAATTTTACCATGGAGTGGATAAAGAGGGAAGGCCTGTCTATGTAGAACTAGTTGGAAAGGTTGATGCCAATAAACTAGTCAAAGTAACAACTCTTGACCGATACATAAAGTATCATGTGAAGGAGTTCGAGAGAAGTTTCCAGATGAGGTTTCCAGCTTGTTCCATAGCTGCAAAAAGGCACATAGACTCATCTACAACTATTTTAGATGTGCAAGGGGTG GGCTTAAAGAACTTCTCAAAAGATGCAAGGGAACTAATCATGCGACTGCAGAAGATTGACAATGATAACTATCCAGAG ACATTGTGCTGCTTGTACATTATAAATGCTGGGCAGGGCTTCAAGATGTTATGGGGTACAATTAAATCATTTCTTGATCCACAGACTGCTTCGAAGATTCAT GTTCTTGGAAGCAAGTACCAAAATAAGCTGCTTGAAATAATTGATGAAAG TATCATGTCCAGTGAACTGCCAGATTTTCTTGGAGGCAAATGCAGGTGTGAAGAGAgtggaggttgctcaaaatcagacaaAGGTCCTTGGAAGGATCCTAACATAATAGAG AGGGTCCTTAACGGTGAAGCAAATTATGGTCAACAAATTCTTGCCATATCAAGCACTGATGGGAAGACAATTTCTTATACTAAGCTTCATTCCTCAGCT AAAAAAACTAGTGATGCCTCAGCCGAATATACATCTGATGTAGAAGATATTACGTCTCCTGCTGCTCCACTGGATGCCACTGTGAACCCTGATTTGACCCTTCATGAG CCAAAATCTTCAGGACATGCTTCAACTTCTGGTAGTGCTCCTGTCGTAGAGGAAAGCGTCCCCACTGTTGTTGACAAGCTTGTGGATGATGTGTGCCACAGTCCAAGAGCCACTTCAATGGCTTCTACCTCAG GTTCATTCTCCTTGAGAAATATACGTATGGCATTGGGAGTGCTACGAACTCAGATTGTTACTTGTCTGACAGTTTTAATTATGAGCCTTTTTATGGTGATCCGTTCTGCCCCAAGCAGAGTATCTGAAAGGTTCTCAAGACAGTCCATTGCCTGTGATCACAATTGTGGGGAATTTCCCCAAAATTTGGAGTTTAAGGTACCGTATGTATCAAGACGGCTTCGTGAACTGGAGGAGAAGGTGGTTGTACTTGAAGCAAAGCCATCTCAAATGCCAGTTGAGAAAGAGGAAGTGCTCAATACAGCTGTCTGCCGTGTAGATGCATTGGAAGCTGAGCTGATTTCTACAAAGAAG GTGCTCTATGAGACATTGATAAGGCAGGACGAGCTGCTTGCATATATTGAAAAACAGGACAAAAACAAATTCCGG AAAAAGAGGTTCTGCTTCTAA
- the LOC119276627 gene encoding phosphatidylinositol/phosphatidylcholine transfer protein SFH6-like isoform X5, translating into MSGPVDRSGRPGAGFEGFTHDDEKEESKSDEDNSEGDNKAKKGSLKKRAISAGNKFRRSLRRKSKKKSGNLASIEDIRDVQELETVERFRRCLLDGGLLPERHDDYHTMLRFLKARKFDIEKAKHMWSEMLRWRNEYGVDNIEEFDYTELNEVKKYYPQFYHGVDKEGRPVYVELVGKVDANKLVKVTTLDRYIKYHVKEFERSFQMRFPACSIAAKRHIDSSTTILDVQGVGLKNFSKDARELIMRLQKIDNDNYPETLCCLYIINAGQGFKMLWGTIKSFLDPQTASKIHVLGSKYQNKLLEIIDESIMSSELPDFLGGKCRCEESGGCSKSDKGPWKDPNIIERVLNGEANYGQQILAISSTDGKTISYTKLHSSAPKSSGHASTSGSAPVVEESVPTVVDKLVDDVCHSPRATSMASTSGSFSLRNIRMALGVLRTQIVTCLTVLIMSLFMVIRSAPSRVSERFSRQSIACDHNCGEFPQNLEFKVPYVSRRLRELEEKVVVLEAKPSQMPVEKEEVLNTAVCRVDALEAELISTKKVLYETLIRQDELLAYIEKQDKNKFRKKRFCF; encoded by the exons ATGTCGGGGCCCGTCGACCGGTCCGGGAGGCCCG GTGCAGGTTTTGAGGGCTTCACTCATGATGATGAGAAGGAGGAGAGCAAATCCGATGAAGATAACTCAGAAGGTGACAACAAGGCCAAAAAGGGGTCCTTGAAGAAAAGAGCGATTAGTGCCGGAAATAAATTTAGGCGTTCCTTGAGGAGGAAGAGCAAAAAGAAGAGCGGCAATCTAGCCTCAATAGAGGATATAAGGGATGTGCAAGAGCTGGAAACTGTTGAAAGATTCCGCCGATGCTTGCTTGATGGGGGCTTGTTGCCAGAACGTCATGACGATTATCACACGATGTTAAG GTTCCTGAAAGCAAGAAAGTTTGATATTGAGAAAGCAAAGCATATGTGGTCAGAAATGCTTAGATGGAGGAATGAGTATGGGGTCGACAATATAGAG GAATTCGACTACACTGAATTAAATGAAGTTAAGAAGTATTATCCACAATTTTACCATGGAGTGGATAAAGAGGGAAGGCCTGTCTATGTAGAACTAGTTGGAAAGGTTGATGCCAATAAACTAGTCAAAGTAACAACTCTTGACCGATACATAAAGTATCATGTGAAGGAGTTCGAGAGAAGTTTCCAGATGAGGTTTCCAGCTTGTTCCATAGCTGCAAAAAGGCACATAGACTCATCTACAACTATTTTAGATGTGCAAGGGGTG GGCTTAAAGAACTTCTCAAAAGATGCAAGGGAACTAATCATGCGACTGCAGAAGATTGACAATGATAACTATCCAGAG ACATTGTGCTGCTTGTACATTATAAATGCTGGGCAGGGCTTCAAGATGTTATGGGGTACAATTAAATCATTTCTTGATCCACAGACTGCTTCGAAGATTCAT GTTCTTGGAAGCAAGTACCAAAATAAGCTGCTTGAAATAATTGATGAAAG TATCATGTCCAGTGAACTGCCAGATTTTCTTGGAGGCAAATGCAGGTGTGAAGAGAgtggaggttgctcaaaatcagacaaAGGTCCTTGGAAGGATCCTAACATAATAGAG AGGGTCCTTAACGGTGAAGCAAATTATGGTCAACAAATTCTTGCCATATCAAGCACTGATGGGAAGACAATTTCTTATACTAAGCTTCATTCCTCAGCT CCAAAATCTTCAGGACATGCTTCAACTTCTGGTAGTGCTCCTGTCGTAGAGGAAAGCGTCCCCACTGTTGTTGACAAGCTTGTGGATGATGTGTGCCACAGTCCAAGAGCCACTTCAATGGCTTCTACCTCAG GTTCATTCTCCTTGAGAAATATACGTATGGCATTGGGAGTGCTACGAACTCAGATTGTTACTTGTCTGACAGTTTTAATTATGAGCCTTTTTATGGTGATCCGTTCTGCCCCAAGCAGAGTATCTGAAAGGTTCTCAAGACAGTCCATTGCCTGTGATCACAATTGTGGGGAATTTCCCCAAAATTTGGAGTTTAAGGTACCGTATGTATCAAGACGGCTTCGTGAACTGGAGGAGAAGGTGGTTGTACTTGAAGCAAAGCCATCTCAAATGCCAGTTGAGAAAGAGGAAGTGCTCAATACAGCTGTCTGCCGTGTAGATGCATTGGAAGCTGAGCTGATTTCTACAAAGAAG GTGCTCTATGAGACATTGATAAGGCAGGACGAGCTGCTTGCATATATTGAAAAACAGGACAAAAACAAATTCCGG AAAAAGAGGTTCTGCTTCTAA
- the LOC119276627 gene encoding phosphatidylinositol/phosphatidylcholine transfer protein SFH8-like isoform X1, producing MSGPVDRSGRPGAGFEGFTHDDEKEESKSDEDNSEGDNKAKKGSLKKRAISAGNKFRRSLRRKSKKKSGNLASIEDIRDVQELETVERFRRCLLDGGLLPERHDDYHTMLRFLKARKFDIEKAKHMWSEMLRWRNEYGVDNIEEFDYTELNEVKKYYPQFYHGVDKEGRPVYVELVGKVDANKLVKVTTLDRYIKYHVKEFERSFQMRFPACSIAAKRHIDSSTTILDVQGVGLKNFSKDARELIMRLQKIDNDNYPETLCCLYIINAGQGFKMLWGTIKSFLDPQTASKIHVLGSKYQNKLLEIIDESIMSSELPDFLGGKCRCEESGGCSKSDKGPWKDPNIIERVLNGEANYGQQILAISSTDGKTISYTKLHSSAKKTSDASAEYTSDVEDITSPAAPLDATVNPDLTLHEPKSSGHASTSGSAPVVEESVPTVVDKLVDDVCHSPRATSMASTSGSFSLRNIRMALGVLRTQIVTCLTVLIMSLFMVIRSAPSRVSERFSRQSIACDHNCGEFPQNLEFKVPYVSRRLRELEEKVVVLEAKPSQMPVEKEEVLNTAVCRVDALEAELISTKKVLYETLIRQDELLAYIEKQDKNKFRKKRFCF from the exons ATGTCGGGGCCCGTCGACCGGTCCGGGAGGCCCG GTGCAGGTTTTGAGGGCTTCACTCATGATGATGAGAAGGAGGAGAGCAAATCCGATGAAGATAACTCAGAAGGTGACAACAAGGCCAAAAAGGGGTCCTTGAAGAAAAGAGCGATTAGTGCCGGAAATAAATTTAGGCGTTCCTTGAGGAGGAAGAGCAAAAAGAAGAGCGGCAATCTAGCCTCAATAGAGGATATAAGGGATGTGCAAGAGCTGGAAACTGTTGAAAGATTCCGCCGATGCTTGCTTGATGGGGGCTTGTTGCCAGAACGTCATGACGATTATCACACGATGTTAAG GTTCCTGAAAGCAAGAAAGTTTGATATTGAGAAAGCAAAGCATATGTGGTCAGAAATGCTTAGATGGAGGAATGAGTATGGGGTCGACAATATAGAG GAATTCGACTACACTGAATTAAATGAAGTTAAGAAGTATTATCCACAATTTTACCATGGAGTGGATAAAGAGGGAAGGCCTGTCTATGTAGAACTAGTTGGAAAGGTTGATGCCAATAAACTAGTCAAAGTAACAACTCTTGACCGATACATAAAGTATCATGTGAAGGAGTTCGAGAGAAGTTTCCAGATGAGGTTTCCAGCTTGTTCCATAGCTGCAAAAAGGCACATAGACTCATCTACAACTATTTTAGATGTGCAAGGGGTG GGCTTAAAGAACTTCTCAAAAGATGCAAGGGAACTAATCATGCGACTGCAGAAGATTGACAATGATAACTATCCAGAG ACATTGTGCTGCTTGTACATTATAAATGCTGGGCAGGGCTTCAAGATGTTATGGGGTACAATTAAATCATTTCTTGATCCACAGACTGCTTCGAAGATTCAT GTTCTTGGAAGCAAGTACCAAAATAAGCTGCTTGAAATAATTGATGAAAG TATCATGTCCAGTGAACTGCCAGATTTTCTTGGAGGCAAATGCAGGTGTGAAGAGAgtggaggttgctcaaaatcagacaaAGGTCCTTGGAAGGATCCTAACATAATAGAG AGGGTCCTTAACGGTGAAGCAAATTATGGTCAACAAATTCTTGCCATATCAAGCACTGATGGGAAGACAATTTCTTATACTAAGCTTCATTCCTCAGCT AAAAAAACTAGTGATGCCTCAGCCGAATATACATCTGATGTAGAAGATATTACGTCTCCTGCTGCTCCACTGGATGCCACTGTGAACCCTGATTTGACCCTTCATGAG CCAAAATCTTCAGGACATGCTTCAACTTCTGGTAGTGCTCCTGTCGTAGAGGAAAGCGTCCCCACTGTTGTTGACAAGCTTGTGGATGATGTGTGCCACAGTCCAAGAGCCACTTCAATGGCTTCTACCTCAG GTTCATTCTCCTTGAGAAATATACGTATGGCATTGGGAGTGCTACGAACTCAGATTGTTACTTGTCTGACAGTTTTAATTATGAGCCTTTTTATGGTGATCCGTTCTGCCCCAAGCAGAGTATCTGAAAGGTTCTCAAGACAGTCCATTGCCTGTGATCACAATTGTGGGGAATTTCCCCAAAATTTGGAGTTTAAGGTACCGTATGTATCAAGACGGCTTCGTGAACTGGAGGAGAAGGTGGTTGTACTTGAAGCAAAGCCATCTCAAATGCCAGTTGAGAAAGAGGAAGTGCTCAATACAGCTGTCTGCCGTGTAGATGCATTGGAAGCTGAGCTGATTTCTACAAAGAAG GTGCTCTATGAGACATTGATAAGGCAGGACGAGCTGCTTGCATATATTGAAAAACAGGACAAAAACAAATTCCGG AAAAAGAGGTTCTGCTTCTAA